The sequence CGCCTACTGAACGCTTCTTTAGAAGCTTTAAAACCGAGTGGATACCAAAGGGTTGCTATGAGAATATCTTTGAAGCTAAAAGTGCCATCACTGACTATATTTGGGGCTATTATCAAACGGTGAGACCGCACAGCTTCAATAATTGTTTAACACCAATAGAACAAGAGAGACGCTACTTTAATCAAAACCTCTTATCAGATGTCCTAAATTAGTTGACCACTACAAGTAGACATAATACTATATTTTTAATATAAGAATCATTTTACATCAGGATAATCAATATCTTCACAGGTTTCGATAAGATCTGCATCTACGCGTCGATACGCATAAGCTAGTCTAACCTCCTTTAACTCATTATCCCAAATACTTAGGTGCTCAGACTCTATACTTGAACAAGTATTTAAATAATCAGAATTGTTATCAGTATTTAGATCTAATCCAATTATTTTGCCATTTTTAGTAAGGATTTTGGTATCTTCATTTTTAAACACGTAGCCGTTTGTCGTATATTGAAAGGCTTCAGAGAATATTGCTGTATGCGTGTATTCTTGACTATTAAAATATTCATTACATAAATTTATTTGATCTGGATTAACTTCAATGTTTTGAACTTTGATTATAGGTACTTCTGATGTGTCTAAATCTATAAAAACTCCTTTTTTTATATGTTCAGGATAGTTAATGCAAGCAAGCGTCTTATCATCCTCTTCTATTCCTATAGTATTGAAGCTTCCACCAATTGTATAGCTTTCACTATCTTTAAGTACAATAGTTTCTTTATTCAAGTTTTCTAGTAATACAGCAGTTTCTTCATTCACTTTTTCTTCTAATAATAAATCAGCCTCCTGATCTACTTCTTCTAATTGTGTGCAACCTGTTATGAGACTTAATAACATTAATTTAATTACTACATATTTCAGCTTCATTTTATCTTCCAGTTTGTGACCAATGCGGTTTGTCATTACTTCCATACCAAATAATTGATACTTTTTTCCCAGCAGCAACTAAATCATTAAATCCATGTATCTTATATTTGTTACCATTTAAACTAATTGTCTTACCTGAATAGTTAGTGATTGTCATATCTACTGCAAGGCCTACGTTGTGGTTAGAATTAGATGGTTTTCCAACAGGGTTACTTCCAATTCCATAAGCAGCATGCATAGCTCTAGCACCTTCAACAGCTTTACTTTTATTTCCACCATGAGTCCAATCAATATTAACACCAGGCCATGGAGGAACTTTCTCTGGACTAATTTTGCCTCGTTTTATATTAGTTGAATAATACATTAGATAAGATCTTGCATCAGGACGATATGTAGTAGAAATACGGACTGAAATGTTAGCAGCTTTCAATGCACTAATAAATTTCTTAGCATTGGACTTAAACGGTTCTAATAAGTCATCTAAGCTTGTACTTGCTTCAAACTTACTATGCCAATGTGCTCCACTAACTTCCAGCTTAGGCTTCTTAGCCTTATAGACATAAGCAACACCGTTTTTATCGCTATTAGCGATGATAGTACCTTTCTCGATTTCTTTGCCGTTCTCATGGACTAATACTTTAATGCGGATACCGACATCTGAATCATGTGTTCGACCTCTTGTACCGTCACTACCCGTTACTGACGGATTTTTACCGTATTTATCTGATTGCGTCCAATACGAGAGTCCTGATAAGGGCTTATTTGTTGCTTCATCTACAAACTTAATAGTAATTCTTGCTTTATCTGTTGTGACCTCATGCGTTGGGCCTTGTTGTGTTATTTTATCATTGCGTATAACATTACCCTTATCGACATCGCTTGTATCATTAGGATTTTGAGAAGAAGGTGAGGTATTAGATGGTACGGTATCAGAAGCGGTAGAACTTATTGAGCTGTTAGAGTCTTCGATCAGTTTATCAACGCTATATATCCATTCATTTTTACCATCGGTGACGATATTACTTGATACTTTACCTGTCGCTTGATGGATGGTTTTTATCTGCTGACCTGCTAGCGCTTTTACAGTGGTTATGCCTCTAGCATTCGCTTTTCTGATCTCAGAGGTGCGACCGCGATAGACGGTTTTGAACTCATAGTTAGGTACAGGCTTTTTGTTCTTATCAATGAATATAAGTTGTAGGGTTACCACAGGAACTTTGAGTACTTTGGTCTGTCCGTTCAAGTCGCCTGTCACTGGAAATGCCATACTGTAGATGGATTGCTTTTTACCGCCATCATCATCAAGGTAGACGCCAATAGATTGGCTAACATCAGCTTTTATACCTGATTCAATACCTGAGCTATCCGTTTTATGGGGTTTAATGTTGTTCTTGTACTCAAGATGGTAGGTTGTATTGGATAGGGGCTTACCTGTGTCGCCTTCTACTAGTTTTATGTTGAAAGTAACTTCACTTAATATATCATCGTCTTTTTCAGAAGTTGCGACTGATACTTCATTGCTTGTAGTATCATGTTGGTTTTGACTATCTCTTATATCTGTTTCATGTTTTTCTAAACTAGACTTAAAGCCATTGCCTGTATCTACTATTATTGTTGCCACAATGTCTTTGCCAGTAGGTAGAATTTTTAGATTACTACCTTTTTTATCCTTTAGATAAGTTCCATTAACTATAAATCTAACACCCATCTCTATTCGAGCAAAAAAGACGGGTAATTGTCCTTTACTGTTTGTTTTTAAGTTAGATAAGACAGGGACCTTTTTGCCAGAAGCGAATCTTATGTCAACGCTTACCCCATCCATTGACAAACCTTTATTGTCATGCAAAGTAACAAACATTTTTGAACGTTTAAATCGTAACCATTGAAAATCATCCTTTTCAGTTCCACTAATTGAAACAATTTCTTTTTTATTATCATTTACCCAAACAGGTATTTCAGTAGTATAAAGACTTGGTTGATCTCTATGGAGTTGTTTCTGAGCCTTTGGACTCCAATAAAATACAACGCCATTAGTATCATCTTTAACTTTACCTTCATAAATTGGCTGAACAGTATTAATAATATTCTTGACAATTCGACCAACTTTATCTGAGTTAAAATTGTTGGCATTAAGTTTAGTCATTGCGTTACGGTAAGGTTTAGTGTTGTGTGTGTAGGCATCAAAACCTGTTGTAGTAACGATACCATTAATAGTACTGTAATCTGTCCAATTCCCAAATCCAATTCTATTTCTTATAGAGTGGGCGATTACTTCCCAACTACGCGTGCTACTAGCACCAGCTTCACCATAAATAGTAGCTACAAAAACTTTAAACTCTTTACTATAGCTCATATTAACTCTCGCAAGCGTTTTCAATTTCGAGTGTGATTAAATTAGATTGCTTTCCGAAAGCATATAGATGTAGAGTTCCTTTATTATCAATAAATGCATCTTCTTTAAATATCTGGTGTAATGGTTCTGTATTCAGAAGTTCTTGATAATCCTCATTATCCTTATACATTGCCATATTTGAAAAATCATAGAGTAATTTATTGAAGGGTTTTTTATCACTTAAAATTCGAGAGAATACTTTATGTTCATTCCAGTCTGCATAAATGATACATTTCCTATTTTTATCGAATAAAATTTCATTGTCTTTTGTTAAGAATAAATCTTTACTTGTGATGTAATGTCCATATCCGCAAGGGCTACCACAGGATATATGGAAATAATAGAGATTATCATCAATTTTTTTTATATCACTGATTTTATTAGTATCAAATTTGACTATCTCTTTACTCTTACCTTCAAGTATACGATATACAGAACATATATCTTGTGAACAAGTCTTTATAACTGAAAAATTCTCAGCATCTTGCGCTAAGCAAAATTGTGTTATCAAACAAGTTGATAATACAGCTATTTTTGCAATATTTTTCATTTTAGCTCCATTTTCTAGCTTACTAAGAATGTTTCTTGAAAATAAAAATATTTAACAGCAGAAATCGTCATCATCGTCTTCAATATCAGAATTAGATTGTTCTCCATCAAAAGGATTAAATGAACCAATGATATCTTCCTCGTTATGTGCGTTCTCACATTGTTTAGAGAAGTAAGCGCCCTGTTCAAACACAAACTCAACCTTATCAGCCTTATCCCCAAACACTCTTAAAGTCTGACCATCTTCATCAAGCTTACCCTCAAACTCTGTTCCTTTAGAGTGATTTATCAGTTTGTAGCTAATACCTTGATCTATAAAATCTTGCGGTAACAGCTTTTTAAGATCAAATGCCTTGCTAAACAATCCCGAAGTCGGCAGAGCAATAACAGGCGCATTTATTTTTGCCCCCGCAACCAGCTCTTTCTTCACCGCCTGCACTTTAATCGTCCCCGGACATACCAGCTTAATCCCGCTGTCATCAATCGTAATGGATGCTCCTGCTGAGGTCTGCAGCTTGATCCGCTTCGGACTCGACACATTCACCTGTCCTGACTCACTACCAATCGTCATACCTTGCTGACTGTGCAATTGCATCTCACCGCCTTGTGCCTGAATACCAAGTTGCTCTCTATTGGCACTGATATGTAGACCTGACCGATCGGCTTGACCACCAACCCCAGAGAGCGAATCAATCGTATTTGCCGTCAGCGTATAATTGCCTGCCACCACATCCGACTGGGTACTGCCTGATTGTCTGACGATTGTTTTCGCCGTCCATAGGGTATTACTTGCTGACGCTAAGATACTGTCTTTACTGACCAGCATCACATCAGCAGCGCCCAATACTTCCGTATTTAGCGTCTCATCGATGATTTGCGCACTGGTTTTAAAGGTTTCTATCGTTTGGTTGGCATCGCTAAGTGCTGCCGTGGATTGCAAGTGTGCCTGCTTGGCCTCTTGAAAGGTCTCGCTCAGCTCAGCTCCTAAGCCTAATTGCCGCTGTCCTGCATCATTGACCCACGCTGACTCATGCTCGCTTTGACTATGTCTGATATCAAAGGTGGATAGCAGTACTCCAGACTCACCTGTGATTTGCAAACCATGGTCGGTGGCTAGATTAATGCCTTGACCGCTATCGCTTGATTGATGATTGCTAAAGCGATGAAGCAGTATGCCAAGCTCAAGCACATGCTCATCAGAGGCAAAGGTCGTGCTAGAAGTGATGGTTGGCGTCTCAGCATTGGCACGTGCCCCAGTATTCACTGACCACTGCAGTCCTATCTGGTTCGGCGTATCATCAAAGCTCATGGTCACTTCAGACTCAGAAGTCAGTCCATATTGAGCAATACCTGATATCCAGCCGCTGTGTCCATCATCGTCATTGATTTGCGAATGTCCGAGGCCACCACCATGCCATCTAGGAGAAGATCCGCCTTGCAAGTTATGTCTATTCGATAAGCCTGCGTCACGAGTGGTGATGTCTTTGTCATCGACATCGCCCATACCGATACCGTCATAAAGCGATCTGCTAATCACAGGACTGTCTATATCACCGTACCAATGGTTAAGCAGTACCGACTGTCCCAGCCTTGGCGCAAACTGCCAACCATGAGTGCTACCCGATGACAGCTGCAATGAGCGCAGGGGCGTGGTAGTGCCGTCATCATGAGGGCTGATGCCTGACCAGACAGGCGTAGTAATAGTTTGTTGTAGGTTGTCAGTGCTGACACTGGAGTCATAGCTAGGGGAAGCTGATAAA is a genomic window of Psychrobacter cibarius containing:
- a CDS encoding contractile injection system protein, VgrG/Pvc8 family is translated as MPSKTNRLHNITVHTDNPTINTFYPVAFCGASGINQSDNIDILVFGYNFIESNACLSLINAPICLTTFSADRTASCRTGLIRGIRYQQSDGVIHFYTLEVVSPDWQLAQSIHTRSFINQSTLDIITLILSDYDLNWQISESLLSSDDESSARLSAPLSMRTQSDVSDYEFVTGLLADIGISTLWVSGNCVDELGTWWLVDGLDTGELIPLTYSYAQSSVQSGQDSVHTLQMRSQQLGSYEVIVRADGLAADTIYEGQAVDESPLAIDDTTLLLGAPSRVHSDDAAAHLAQQWISANHCQRETYQATGALRGLSVGSPVSINNLPSIGSLSTHCIAVTLIGIEPDNDSVSYHHQIFIKQWLQRTAQHMHCRTMNHNHFSIPDHGFDIARDTGVWVSATLLDAAIPYCPYPSSLSFASSTYTGLAQARTGDTGLSASPSYDSSVSTDNLQQTITTPVWSGISPHDDGTTTPLRSLQLSSGSTHGWQFAPRLGQSVLLNHWYGDIDSPVISRSLYDGIGMGDVDDKDITTRDAGLSNRHNLQGGSSPRWHGGGLGHSQINDDDGHSGWISGIAQYGLTSESEVTMSFDDTPNQIGLQWSVNTGARANAETPTITSSTTFASDEHVLELGILLHRFSNHQSSDSGQGINLATDHGLQITGESGVLLSTFDIRHSQSEHESAWVNDAGQRQLGLGAELSETFQEAKQAHLQSTAALSDANQTIETFKTSAQIIDETLNTEVLGAADVMLVSKDSILASASNTLWTAKTIVRQSGSTQSDVVAGNYTLTANTIDSLSGVGGQADRSGLHISANREQLGIQAQGGEMQLHSQQGMTIGSESGQVNVSSPKRIKLQTSAGASITIDDSGIKLVCPGTIKVQAVKKELVAGAKINAPVIALPTSGLFSKAFDLKKLLPQDFIDQGISYKLINHSKGTEFEGKLDEDGQTLRVFGDKADKVEFVFEQGAYFSKQCENAHNEEDIIGSFNPFDGEQSNSDIEDDDDDFCC